From Schistocerca cancellata isolate TAMUIC-IGC-003103 chromosome 6, iqSchCanc2.1, whole genome shotgun sequence, a single genomic window includes:
- the LOC126088146 gene encoding uncharacterized protein LOC126088146 encodes MEDTSIIKNVNKKSVAKGRRRSQRPYSRRDWRTAQYIKGGRRGSATGDTELPQQKSRRAEERQTADGNTGAEQSDDMRLTTVFLLVALVMAACLTQMAYGNHEKSGGGGHDHGKGHSDGDGHGHDGR; translated from the exons ATGGAAGATACCAGTATAATCAAAAATGTCAATAAGAAGTCAGTGGCAAAAG GGCGGAGAAGGTCGCAGCGTCCGTACAGCAGGCGGGACTGGCGCACTGCACAGTATATAAAGGGCGGCCGACGTGGCAGTGCGACAGGTGACACCGAGCTACCGCAGCAGAAGAGTCGAAGAGCAGAGGAACGACAGACAGCAGACGGCAACACAGGAGCAGAGCAAAGTGACGACATGAGGCTGACCACG GTGTTTCTGCTCGTGGCCCTGGTGATGGCGGCCTGCCTGACCCAAATGGCGTACGGGAACCACGAGAAGAGCGGCGGGGGCGGCCACGACCACGGCAAGGGCCACAGCGACGGCGACGGGCACGGCCACGACGGCCGCTGA